Part of the Penicillium digitatum chromosome 4, complete sequence genome is shown below.
TAAATCGCTGAATGGTCATAGAATGTGTTCATTAAGGAGTGATATAGGCGAAATCGCCAAACGAATACACAACCAGCATTAGAAGCATTAAACTTTATCCCCCCGTCTTTCTCAGGGGCTGACACCCAAAAATTAAACTGTACAATGCAAATGCGAAGCTCCAGGCTCAAGCACTTTAGATGTATTCCCAAGCAACAGCGGTGGTAGTGTCGACAGGAACAGCCAGAGCATCGAAGCCAAGGCAGTCCTGGACCTTACCAGAGGGAACAGTAGCATTCTTCAGAGCAGCGAAGACCTGCCACCGGGGGGTAGCAGCGCCCCGACGGGAACGGCGGTAGCTCGTGGTACTGTTGGCACTGGTGGTACTATTGGTCGTCGGGCAAGCCATGAAGCCATGTGCACCCCGGCCCTTGAAGTTCCAGTGGCCGAAAGAGGTGCCAGGAGTGTACTCGAAGGGACCATTGGAGGAACCGGCCGGCTCGTAGGCGGAGTGGGGAGAGGTGAAGCGCAGAGCACCCTTGTTATCGACGTAGATGGCTTGGCCACCGGGGACCTCGACGTTCTGGATGTCACGTTAGAAAATGTGAATAGTGGCACGATACAAGGACCAGTATTACTAACCAAGAAGTGACCATCGGTAATGATGGTCTGGTT
Proteins encoded:
- a CDS encoding IgE binding protein, putative, which produces MKFSALLALAPLVAAVSGSKQSNSSDAAFGVLSARSASPIHLLPLNAGGTYFWLGGNAHTYSPIPGIPDTNQTIITDGHFLNVEVPGGQAIYVDNKGALRFTSPHSAYEPAGSSNGPFEYTPGTSFGHWNFKGRGAHGFMACPTTNSTTSANSTTSYRRSRRGAATPRWQVFAALKNATVPSGKVQDCLGFDALAVPVDTTTAVAWEYI